A single genomic interval of Brevibacillus brevis harbors:
- a CDS encoding Ku protein yields the protein MHTVWKGSISFGLVNIPVRMFTATEERDIRFRQLHKECNTPIKYTKMCPHCQREVDTSEIVRGFEYEKGHFVMIDDEDLEAITPETRRAIEIIDFVDLSEIDPVYFHKSYFLSPQDTGEKAYALLRSAMEQTGKIGVAQVTMRNRQSLAVIRLYEHCIMLETIFYPDEVRPVSQVPALPEATVPLAENELKMATELISNMTIPFDPEKYTDEYRTDLQKLIEKKLEGQEIATAPTVARTNVIDLMQALKESLESTAGQAAVPIKIEPEPTPSKPARKRTTAASSSEKEQASKKASAAKTTTTSTTKTLRKKKATPV from the coding sequence ATGCATACGGTGTGGAAGGGCTCGATCAGCTTCGGCCTCGTCAATATACCAGTTCGCATGTTTACTGCAACGGAAGAGCGCGATATTCGCTTTCGCCAACTGCATAAAGAGTGCAATACCCCGATCAAGTACACAAAAATGTGTCCCCACTGCCAGCGCGAGGTTGATACAAGTGAAATCGTCCGTGGCTTCGAATATGAAAAAGGACATTTTGTCATGATTGACGATGAAGATCTGGAAGCCATTACGCCAGAAACACGCAGAGCCATTGAAATTATCGACTTCGTAGATTTGTCAGAGATCGATCCGGTTTATTTTCACAAAAGCTATTTCCTATCCCCACAGGACACTGGTGAAAAAGCATACGCTCTGCTGCGCTCGGCTATGGAACAGACAGGCAAGATCGGCGTTGCACAGGTGACGATGCGCAATCGGCAAAGCCTGGCCGTTATTCGACTGTATGAGCACTGCATCATGCTGGAGACGATCTTCTATCCAGATGAGGTACGTCCCGTCAGTCAAGTGCCTGCCTTGCCAGAAGCCACTGTACCGTTGGCCGAAAACGAACTGAAGATGGCAACTGAGCTCATTAGCAATATGACGATCCCTTTTGATCCTGAAAAATATACAGATGAGTATCGAACTGACCTGCAAAAATTGATTGAGAAAAAACTGGAGGGTCAGGAGATCGCCACAGCACCTACCGTGGCAAGAACCAATGTCATTGATCTCATGCAAGCTCTCAAAGAAAGCTTGGAGTCTACAGCTGGTCAAGCCGCCGTACCCATCAAAATCGAGCCTGAACCGACTCCGTCAAAGCCTGCGCGAAAACGCACCACTGCTGCCTCCTCGTCCGAAAAAGAGCAAGCATCGAAAAAGGCGAGCGCAGCAAAGACTACGACTACTTCTACAACCAAAACACTACGCAAAAAGAAAGCTACCCCTGTTTAA
- a CDS encoding cation diffusion facilitator family transporter, with protein MDVYSDLKQGERGAWVSIFAYIFCSVLKIGVAYVTASEALMADGLNNSTDVVASIAVLIGLRIARKPPDKDHPYGHFRAETISALVASFIMLFVGVQVVTNAVPSLLDPQHAAPDLLAGWTALATAVIMLFVYRYNKKLAIKTNSQALDAAAADNRSDAFVSIGTFIGVAGAQFQLHWLDPLAAFVVGLIILKTAWDIFREATHRLTDGFDESKLADLRTTISSISGVKDISDIKARYHGSSVLVDVVIHVDPGLNVVESHTITEKIEEQMRKIHRINAVHIHIEPCRKMAPN; from the coding sequence ATGGATGTTTATTCGGATCTAAAACAAGGAGAACGTGGAGCGTGGGTGAGTATTTTCGCCTACATATTCTGCTCTGTATTAAAAATAGGAGTTGCGTATGTTACTGCGTCGGAAGCTTTAATGGCTGATGGTCTTAACAACTCAACGGATGTCGTCGCATCGATTGCTGTTTTAATCGGGCTGCGTATTGCAAGGAAACCACCTGATAAAGATCACCCGTATGGCCATTTTCGGGCGGAGACGATTTCAGCACTTGTCGCATCATTTATTATGCTATTTGTCGGAGTTCAAGTCGTTACGAATGCCGTACCATCCTTATTAGACCCACAGCATGCGGCACCTGACCTGTTGGCAGGGTGGACAGCACTTGCAACCGCAGTCATCATGCTTTTCGTCTATCGCTACAATAAAAAGCTCGCCATCAAAACAAATAGCCAAGCACTAGATGCAGCAGCCGCTGACAACCGTTCAGACGCATTCGTCAGTATCGGGACGTTTATCGGGGTAGCTGGCGCACAATTCCAATTACACTGGCTTGATCCTTTAGCTGCTTTTGTTGTTGGTCTCATCATCTTGAAGACTGCTTGGGACATTTTCAGGGAAGCAACCCACCGTTTGACAGATGGCTTTGACGAGAGCAAGCTTGCTGACCTGCGAACTACCATTTCCTCCATTTCGGGAGTGAAGGATATCAGTGACATCAAAGCCCGCTACCATGGAAGCAGCGTGCTGGTTGATGTTGTGATCCATGTAGATCCCGGTCTGAATGTGGTGGAGAGCCACACCATCACCGAGAAAATTGAAGAACAGATGCGCAAGATTCATCGCATTAACGCCGTTCATATCCATATTGAACCATGTAGGAAGATGGCACCAAACTAG